A genomic region of Caulobacter vibrioides contains the following coding sequences:
- a CDS encoding glycoside hydrolase family 3 protein: MLPRRFAFASALALTIACGTAGGALAQTPPNATANPAVWPKAASPATITEAKAETFITQLMSRMTVEEKVAQTIQADGASITPEELKQYRLGSVLVGGNSAPDGNDRASAQRWIEWTRAFRAAALEKRGERQEIPIIFGVDAVHGHNNVVGATIFPHNVGLGAARDPDLIRRIGEVTAKEMAASGADWTFGPTVAVPRDERWGRAYEGYGEDPEIVKAYSGPMTLGLQGALEAGKPLAVGRVAGSAKHFLADGGTENGRDQGDAKISEADLVRLHNAGYPPAIEAGILSVMVSFSSWNGVKHTGNKSLLTDVLKGRMGFEGFVVGDWNAHGQVEGCTNTSCAQAYNAGMDMMMAPDSWKGLYENTLAQVKAGQISMARIDDAVRRILRVKVKAGLFEDKRPLEGKLDLLGAPEHRAVAREAVRKSLVLLKNEGVLPLKSSAHVLVAGDGADDIGKAAGGWTLTWQGTGNKNSDFPHGQSIYAGVAEAVKTGGGSAELSVSGDFQKKPDVAIVVFGENPYAEFQGDITSIEYQAGDKRDLALLKKLKAAGIPVVSVFLSGRPLWTNPELNASDAFVAAWLPGSEGGGVADVLVGDKAGKPRHDFQGKLSFSWPKRADQEPINVGDPGYDPLFAYGYGLSYAKPAKVAKLSEDPGVASAATNVDRYFVDGRTPAPWMMSASGAASLKTVDAGAQENARQATWTGESFGVVGIMGPAADLSRQTTGDMALMFRYRVDAAPKKPVSLSLTCGESCRATVDVTSTLSGAKTGEWRTAKIKLSCFQARGADMTHVLSPFGLWTTGPLTLSFTEIRLASNEGDAFCPA, translated from the coding sequence ATGCTTCCGCGCCGTTTCGCCTTCGCTTCCGCCCTGGCTCTCACGATCGCCTGTGGAACGGCTGGCGGGGCCCTGGCCCAGACGCCGCCGAACGCCACCGCGAACCCGGCGGTCTGGCCCAAGGCGGCCAGCCCCGCGACGATCACCGAAGCCAAGGCCGAGACCTTCATCACCCAACTGATGAGCCGCATGACCGTCGAGGAGAAGGTCGCCCAGACCATCCAGGCCGACGGCGCCTCGATCACGCCGGAAGAGCTGAAGCAGTACCGGTTGGGCTCTGTGCTGGTCGGCGGCAACTCCGCGCCCGACGGCAACGATCGCGCCAGCGCCCAGCGTTGGATCGAATGGACCCGCGCCTTCCGGGCCGCCGCTCTGGAAAAGCGCGGCGAGCGTCAGGAAATCCCGATCATCTTCGGCGTCGACGCGGTGCACGGGCACAATAACGTCGTGGGCGCGACGATCTTCCCGCACAATGTCGGCCTGGGCGCCGCGCGCGATCCCGACCTGATCCGCCGCATCGGCGAGGTGACCGCCAAGGAGATGGCCGCGTCGGGCGCGGACTGGACGTTTGGCCCCACGGTGGCCGTGCCGCGTGACGAACGCTGGGGCCGCGCCTACGAGGGCTACGGCGAGGATCCGGAGATCGTGAAGGCCTATTCGGGTCCGATGACCCTGGGCCTGCAGGGCGCGCTGGAAGCCGGCAAGCCGCTGGCGGTCGGTCGCGTGGCGGGCTCGGCCAAGCACTTCCTGGCCGACGGCGGCACCGAGAACGGCCGTGACCAGGGCGACGCCAAGATTTCCGAGGCCGATCTCGTCCGCCTGCACAACGCAGGCTACCCGCCCGCGATCGAGGCCGGGATCTTGTCGGTGATGGTCTCGTTCTCCAGCTGGAACGGCGTCAAGCACACCGGCAACAAGAGCCTGCTGACTGACGTTCTGAAGGGGCGGATGGGCTTTGAGGGCTTCGTCGTCGGCGACTGGAACGCCCATGGCCAGGTCGAGGGCTGCACCAACACCAGCTGCGCCCAGGCCTATAACGCCGGCATGGACATGATGATGGCCCCCGACAGCTGGAAGGGCCTCTACGAGAACACCCTGGCGCAGGTGAAGGCCGGACAGATCTCGATGGCGCGCATCGACGACGCCGTGCGCCGCATCCTGCGGGTCAAGGTCAAGGCGGGCCTGTTCGAAGACAAGCGTCCCCTGGAAGGCAAGCTCGACCTGCTCGGCGCGCCCGAGCATCGCGCCGTGGCCCGCGAGGCGGTGCGCAAGTCGCTGGTGCTGCTGAAGAACGAAGGCGTGCTGCCGCTGAAGAGCTCGGCCCACGTGCTGGTCGCGGGCGACGGCGCCGACGACATCGGCAAGGCCGCCGGCGGCTGGACCCTGACCTGGCAAGGCACGGGCAACAAGAACAGCGACTTCCCGCACGGCCAGTCGATCTATGCGGGCGTCGCCGAAGCCGTAAAGACGGGCGGCGGCAGCGCCGAGCTGTCGGTGTCCGGCGACTTCCAGAAGAAGCCCGATGTCGCGATCGTCGTCTTCGGCGAAAATCCCTACGCCGAGTTCCAGGGCGACATCACCAGCATCGAATACCAGGCGGGCGACAAGCGCGATCTGGCGCTGCTGAAGAAGTTGAAGGCCGCCGGCATCCCCGTGGTGTCGGTGTTCCTGAGCGGCCGGCCCCTGTGGACCAATCCCGAGCTGAACGCGTCCGACGCCTTCGTCGCCGCGTGGCTGCCCGGATCGGAGGGCGGTGGCGTGGCTGACGTGCTGGTCGGCGACAAGGCCGGCAAGCCGCGTCACGACTTCCAGGGCAAGCTGTCGTTCTCCTGGCCCAAGCGCGCCGATCAGGAGCCCATCAATGTGGGTGATCCGGGCTATGACCCCCTGTTCGCCTACGGTTACGGTCTGAGCTACGCCAAGCCCGCCAAGGTGGCCAAGCTGTCGGAAGACCCCGGCGTGGCCTCGGCGGCGACCAATGTCGACCGCTATTTCGTCGATGGACGCACGCCTGCGCCCTGGATGATGAGCGCGTCCGGCGCGGCGTCGCTGAAGACGGTGGACGCGGGCGCGCAAGAGAATGCGCGTCAGGCAACCTGGACGGGCGAGAGCTTTGGCGTCGTCGGGATCATGGGTCCGGCGGCCGATCTCTCGCGTCAGACGACGGGCGATATGGCCCTGATGTTCCGCTATCGCGTGGACGCCGCCCCGAAGAAACCGGTGTCACTCAGCCTAACCTGTGGCGAATCCTGCCGCGCGACGGTAGACGTAACGTCAACGTTGTCAGGTGCGAAAACGGGCGAATGGCGTACGGCGAAGATCAAACTTTCCTGCTTCCAGGCCAGGGGCGCGGACATGACGCATGTTTTGTCCCCGTTCGGGCTGTGGACGACAGGGCCGCTGACGTTGTCGTTCACGGAAATCCGTCTGGCGTCCAACGAGGGCGACGCTTTCTGCCCTGCCTAA